Proteins encoded together in one Nitrospirota bacterium window:
- a CDS encoding type IV pilus twitching motility protein PilT, which translates to MDISKLLTFTAKEGASDCHISAGEPPMIRINGDLKKLDHPSLTSEETHALIYDMMSDTQRKNFEEKRECDFSFELGDIARFRVNVFVQHRGLGAVFRNIPTEIIPLEKLGMPPIVRQLCDREKGLILVTGPTGSGKSTTLASMVDYLNNTFEGHIITIEDPIEFIHKTKKCLVNQREMGVHTLSFANALRASLREDPDIILVGEMRDLETIQLALTAAETGHLVFGTLHTSSAPKTIDRIIDAFPPNQQSQIRTQLAEALEAVITQTLLKRKAGGRVAALEIMVATTAVRNLIREGKLHQIPGIMQASQKDGMQTMDMALFELASRGVVTKGEAQSRSMNPNLFGTSMGGAA; encoded by the coding sequence ATGGATATTTCGAAGCTCCTGACCTTCACGGCCAAGGAGGGTGCATCGGATTGTCACATCAGTGCGGGCGAACCGCCGATGATCCGCATCAATGGAGATCTTAAGAAACTCGATCACCCCTCACTCACCTCGGAAGAAACTCACGCGCTGATCTACGACATGATGAGCGATACGCAGCGGAAGAATTTTGAGGAAAAGCGCGAGTGCGATTTTTCCTTTGAACTGGGAGACATCGCGCGATTCCGGGTCAATGTCTTCGTCCAACACCGCGGGCTTGGCGCCGTCTTCCGAAATATTCCCACGGAGATCATTCCGCTGGAAAAACTCGGAATGCCTCCCATTGTACGGCAGCTCTGCGATCGGGAAAAGGGACTGATCCTTGTGACCGGCCCAACCGGGTCTGGTAAATCGACCACCCTGGCCTCCATGGTCGATTATTTGAACAACACGTTCGAAGGCCACATCATCACAATCGAAGATCCGATCGAATTTATCCACAAAACGAAAAAATGCCTCGTGAATCAGCGGGAGATGGGCGTCCATACCCTGTCATTCGCCAACGCACTGAGAGCATCCCTCCGCGAAGACCCGGACATCATCCTCGTGGGTGAAATGCGCGATTTGGAAACCATCCAGCTCGCGTTGACTGCGGCGGAAACGGGGCACTTGGTCTTCGGCACGCTCCACACCTCCAGCGCGCCGAAAACCATCGACCGCATCATCGACGCGTTTCCCCCAAACCAGCAGTCTCAAATCCGCACACAGCTCGCAGAAGCCTTGGAAGCAGTCATTACCCAAACTCTACTGAAGAGAAAAGCAGGCGGACGTGTCGCTGCCCTCGAGATCATGGTCGCCACGACCGCGGTCCGGAATCTTATCCGAGAAGGTAAATTACACCAGATTCCTGGAATCATGCAGGCCAGTCAGAAAGACGGTATGCAAACGATGGACATGGCGCTATTCGAGCTGGCGTCCCGCGGGGTCGTCACCAAAGGCGAAGCCCAGTCTCGGAGCATGAATCCCAATCTGTTTGGAACCTCAATGGGCGGCGCAGCCTAA
- the bioF gene encoding 8-amino-7-oxononanoate synthase, with protein MLEQRLQELAARHLTRHLTPLHSGTGPSVEMAGRQILLFASNDYLGLAMHPEVVQSAIEATQRFGAGAGAARLISGSLPPHQELESALAQFKGTEAALTFSSGYLANIGTIPALIGRGELVLADRLSHASLIDGCRLSAADFRVYRHKDTDHLKSLLAKRRRVRRTLIVTDGLFSMDGDLAPLPELSQLAQDYEADLYIDDAHGTGVMGLHGRGTAEHFGINADLPFQMGTLGKAFGSSGAYLAGPSTLIRYLMNTSRSFIFTTAPPPSSAAAVTAALRIMQREPERRARLWANRERLFTGLTRLGFNLSPTVTPIMPILVGDAEIALTFAQHLFREGVYAPAIRPPTVPNATSRVRVTVTSEHTVNQIDQALTAFQRAGQLSGLI; from the coding sequence ATGCTTGAACAACGACTACAAGAACTGGCTGCGCGGCACCTGACCCGGCACCTCACGCCCCTCCATTCCGGCACCGGTCCGTCGGTTGAGATGGCAGGACGCCAGATTCTTCTGTTCGCCTCGAACGACTATTTGGGGTTGGCTATGCACCCGGAAGTGGTTCAATCTGCCATCGAGGCGACACAACGGTTTGGTGCTGGCGCCGGCGCCGCTCGACTGATCTCAGGCTCGTTGCCGCCTCATCAAGAGCTCGAGTCCGCTCTGGCACAATTCAAGGGAACCGAAGCCGCGCTAACTTTTAGCTCCGGCTACCTTGCCAATATCGGAACTATCCCTGCATTGATCGGGCGAGGCGAATTGGTCCTGGCCGACCGTTTGAGCCATGCCAGCTTGATCGACGGCTGCCGTTTGAGCGCAGCCGATTTTCGGGTCTATCGCCACAAGGATACTGATCACCTCAAGTCCCTTCTGGCAAAACGGCGCCGGGTGCGACGGACCCTGATTGTGACCGACGGCCTGTTCAGTATGGATGGAGACCTTGCGCCATTGCCCGAACTCAGTCAATTGGCTCAAGACTATGAAGCCGACCTCTATATCGATGATGCCCATGGCACTGGCGTAATGGGACTGCATGGACGAGGAACAGCCGAACACTTCGGCATCAATGCGGATCTCCCGTTTCAGATGGGTACGTTGGGTAAAGCCTTCGGCAGCAGCGGCGCTTACCTTGCTGGGCCTTCGACATTGATCCGCTACCTCATGAACACGAGCCGGTCCTTCATCTTTACCACTGCACCTCCACCAAGTTCGGCTGCCGCCGTCACGGCAGCCCTACGCATCATGCAGCGAGAGCCGGAACGACGTGCACGCCTGTGGGCTAACCGTGAACGCCTGTTCACAGGATTGACCAGATTGGGATTCAACCTGTCCCCCACCGTCACTCCCATCATGCCAATCCTCGTCGGCGATGCTGAGATTGCCCTCACGTTTGCCCAGCACCTGTTCAGAGAAGGTGTCTATGCTCCGGCGATTCGGCCTCCTACCGTTCCGAACGCGACCAGCCGCGTCCGCGTCACGGTGACTTCCGAACACACCGTGAACCAGATCGATCAGGCCCTCACCGCATTTCAACGTGCTGGACAATTGTCGGGACTGATCTGA
- a CDS encoding tetratricopeptide repeat protein — MSYRIKVPAKTLPVDEAHMLSWLGQTLHRSQGYRRPLLVGLGVLLLASAVVGGVFYVDRQAVQKAQDLEREAVRFLTVPSAGDAQKADHAVKEAIARYRQIADQYPRTPTAPLALYHLGNMLVQTNDLSAAIEAYQRFLASYASNPSFAGLVQQRLAYVYLLKGDRDQAMKALTSILESPGTLNRDQALFELARLEESQSRPDAAVARYQELIKTYPNSPFTSEATIRTKIIDVKKSQETMPASTSTTPAAPSPTGKKSP; from the coding sequence ATGAGCTACCGCATCAAGGTCCCGGCGAAAACTCTTCCGGTCGATGAAGCTCATATGCTGAGCTGGCTTGGCCAGACGCTGCATCGATCACAGGGTTATCGACGCCCCCTGTTAGTCGGTTTAGGGGTATTGCTGCTCGCCTCCGCCGTGGTCGGAGGGGTGTTTTATGTTGACCGCCAGGCTGTGCAGAAGGCACAAGACCTAGAGCGGGAGGCGGTGCGCTTTTTGACTGTTCCGTCTGCCGGTGATGCACAGAAGGCCGATCACGCAGTAAAAGAAGCGATCGCGAGGTATCGGCAGATTGCCGATCAATACCCACGTACCCCGACGGCACCACTCGCCTTGTATCATTTGGGGAATATGTTGGTCCAGACCAATGACCTGAGTGCAGCGATTGAGGCCTATCAACGATTTCTTGCATCCTATGCATCGAACCCGTCATTCGCCGGGTTGGTACAACAACGCTTGGCGTATGTCTACCTGCTCAAAGGAGATCGGGACCAAGCGATGAAGGCCCTTACCAGTATTTTGGAATCCCCCGGCACGCTGAACAGGGATCAGGCGTTGTTTGAGCTGGCACGTCTGGAGGAGTCCCAATCGCGCCCTGATGCGGCGGTGGCTCGGTATCAAGAACTGATCAAGACCTATCCAAACTCTCCTTTCACCAGTGAAGCAACGATTCGAACTAAGATCATTGATGTCAAAAAATCGCAAGAAACAATGCCTGCCTCGACATCGACAACCCCGGCTGCGCCGTCCCCAACCGGTAAGAAGAGCCCCTAG